The Mercurialis annua linkage group LG2, ddMerAnnu1.2, whole genome shotgun sequence genome contains a region encoding:
- the LOC126670791 gene encoding wall-associated receptor kinase 4-like, whose translation MRIWVKSTILQREGANKKGLKGVSIGILVLLLAVSWLYFGLRKARLIKLKEKYFKENGGNLFMQKNSEHGPNSTKAAKIYTENDLKKATNNFHESRILGKGGQGTVYKGTLPDNQIVAVKKSKIGDDTQVEGFINEVIILSQINHRNIVKLLGCCLETRVPLLVYEFVMNGTLFDHIHSNNGTDGRILIPWETRLRIATEVAEALSYMHSSASIPIIHRDIKSANILLDKNYTAKVSDFGASKLIPLDKTELTTLVQGTLGYLDPEYLHSSQLTEKSDVYSFGVVLIELLTRKRPISFTRIEEERNLAMYFVTSIQKDRLLQVVDYLLINEKNTDDIKRVSMLAKRCVSVKGDERPTMKDVAIELRSLCSTTKNPCEKNDVLCEQETQSSLPNSSACFIMDATSNSIAMNDSVMNSAIFEIGSGR comes from the exons ATGCGGATTTGGGTGAAATCGACaattttacaacgtgagggtgcaaataaAAAAGGACTAAAAG GTGTAAGTATAGGCATCCTTGTCCTTCTTTTGGCAGTATCTTGGCTGTACTTTGGATTAAGAAAAGCGAGACTTATAAaacttaaagaaaaatattttaaagaaaatggTGGTAACTTGTTTATGCAAAAAAATTCAGAACACGGTCCAAACTCTACAAAAGCAGCTAAAATATATACTGAAAATGACCTGAAAAAAGCAACAAATAACTTTCACGAAAGCCGAATTTTAGGTAAAGGTGGACAAGGTACAGTCTACAAAGGTACACTACCAGATAATCAGATTGTCGCTGTCAAGAAATCAAAAATTGGAGATGACACCCAAGTTGAAGGATTTATTAATGAAGTTATAATTCTATCTCAAATCAATCATAGAAATATTGTCAAACTGCTGGGTTGCTGCTTGGAGACTCGAGTCCCATTGTTGGTCTATGAATTTGTGATGAACGGGACCCTATTTGATCATATCCATAGTAACAATGGTACCGATGGAAGAATTTTAATTCCTTGGGAAACACGTTTAAGAATAGCGACGGAAGTTGCAGAAGCACTTTCTTATATGCATTCTTCGGCTTCTATTCCTATTATTCACCGCGATATTAAGTCTGCAAATATACTTTTAGACAAGAATTACACTGCAAAGGTATCCGATTTTGGAGCTTCAAAGCTAATCCCTTTAGACAAAACTGAGCTGACAACACTGGTGCAAGGAACCCTTGGATATTTAGATCCTGAATACTTGCATTCGAGCCAACTGACCGAAAAAAGCGATGTGTATAGTTTCGGAGTTGTTCTTATAGAGCTATTGACGAGAAAGAGACCGATATCTTTTACGAGGATAGAAGAAGAGAGGAATTTGGCAATGTATTTTGTTACTTCAATTCAAAAAGATCGGTTGCTCCAAGTTGTGGATTATCTCCTGATAAATGAGAAGAATACTGATGACATTAAGAGAGTGTCAATGTTGGCAAAAAGGTGCGTGAGTgtaaaaggggatgaaaggccTACCATGAAAGATGTGGCAATTGAATTAAGAAGTTTATGCTCAACAACAAAAAATCCATGTGAGAAGAATGATGTATTATGTGAGCAAGAAACTCAAAGTTCTCTTCCAAATTCATCTGCATGTTTCATTATGGATGCTACCAGTAACAGCATTGCTATGAACGACAGTGTAATGAATTCTGCTATATTCGAAATTGGAAGTGGGCGTTGA
- the LOC126668615 gene encoding uncharacterized protein LOC126668615: MIEAIFRKLVEKYISRWKFYKSLIDKNIEYTPICIQILRKAGDKSRTHERTHVTGEASSSAARRIRFGARSSQLATMEDRRDVTLPPPEPADQPYQLPPLPPCQVDLSSIRGRRRQPRRMPPQPRPEHVYPIPEPLFFHKEVAGTSDIPQPDYWERQHYGSTSGATPQASYPQFQVPPASMPYVDSFFGDTTFTTTQDRPGPSESQVPPAPMPYSDSSFRHTTFANTRDPFAPSDSQVRQPPIPSFHSYLGEMGYTPLGTPAQPESDQSWPAPPTHSDVPWRTSTESDFIEQLFYYPAAPTAGQASSSHQVPPSGSPQAQDPSQMYFSTTEPWCSGADLSADPFSGDRFQHFTPPSFTLYPDITSQDLRDTTPAPVIEQPHQPTDEDSDDSEDNDDSDTSDEGDSGDYNPVTDTSRHRRTQQGYDMRTRMRKPARYRD, from the exons ATGATTGAAGCTATTTTCCGTAAGCTTGTCGAAAAATACATTTCCCGTTGGAAATTTTATAAGTCATTGATCGACAAGAACATTGAGTACACGCCAATCTGCATCCAAATATTGCGAAAAGCAGGAGACAAGTCTCGTACTCAT GAGAGAACCCATGTTACGGGGGAGGCCAGTTCGAGTGCCGCTCGCAGGATTAGGTTTGGTGCACGAAGTTCTCAGCTTGCTACCATGGAGGATCGCAGGGACGTCACACTTCCCCCTCCTGAGCCAGCCGACCAACCATACCAGCTGCCTCCGCTCCCTCCCTGTCAGGTCGATTTAAGCTCTATTAGAGGACGGCGTCGACAGCCACGCAGAATGCCTCCACAGCCCCGTCCAGAGCATGTGTACCCTATCCCAGAGCCATTATTTTTTCACAAAGAGGTGGCGGGTACCTCAGACATACCGCAGCCGGACTACTGGGAAAGACAACATTACGGGTCAACCTCCGGGGCGACACCCCAAGCATCATATCCACAG TTTCAGGTCCCGCCTGCATCGATGCCGTATGTTGACTCATTTTTTGGAGATACGACCTTTACGACCACTCAGGATCGACCAGGGCCATCTGAGTCACAG GTCCCCCCGGCGCCGATGCCGTATAGTGACTCATCTTTTAGACATACGACATTTGCCAACACTCGAGATCCTTTTGCGCCATCTGATTCACAG GTTCGCCAGCCGCCGATTCCGTCTTTCCATTCATATCTGGGAGAGATGGGATATACTCCACTAGGTACGCCGGCTCAGCCAGAGTCAGATCAGTCATGGCCTGCACCGCCGACGCATTCAGATGTCCCATGGCGTACGTCGACAGAGTCGGATTTCATTGAACAGTTGTTCTACTATCCCGCCGCACCTACTGCAGGACAGGCGTCATCGTCACATCAGGTACCACCTTCTGGGTCGCCTCAGGCTCAAGATCCTTCGCAGATGTATTTCTCGACTACGGAGCCGTGGTGCTCTGGTGCAGATCTGTCTGCTGATCCGTTTTCCGGTGATCGGTTTCAGCATTTTACGCCTCCTAGTTTTACCCTGTATCCGGACATCACCTCGCAGGATCTGCGAGACACTACTCCAGCTCCGGTTATTGAACAGCCACACCAGCCTACAGACGAAGACAGTGACGATTCAGAAGACAACGACGATTCTGATACCAGTGACGAGGGTGACAGTGGCGACTATAACCCTGTGACTGATACCTCACGTCACCGACGCACTCAGCAGGGTTATGACATGAGAACCCGCATGCGGAAACCGGCTCGATATCGTGACTAG